A stretch of DNA from Gottschalkia acidurici 9a:
TCTCAAAATCTATATCTTTACCACTATCAGTATATTCTTTAGCTTTTAAATAAAGTGCCTCATGAGTTTTCTCAGCCTCTAGTGCAAGTTCCATACTTCTTACTGCACCTTTCTCTCCATTTTCTTTAGCTTCCTTTATAAATCCTGGATACATTTCCATTACTTCAAATCTTTCCCCTGCTGCTGCTAATTCTAAATTCTCTGAAGTAGTTCCCAGTCCAAATGCTCCTCCTGATGTAACTTCAAATTCTCCTTTTACATCTTTAAGTACTCTAAAATGTGACTTTGCATGTATTTCCTCTGCATATGATATAGCTTCAAATAATATCTGAACTTTTGGAAATCCATCTTGCTTAGCTTTCTCTCCCCAAGATTTATATCTCATATGTGCCTGACTTTCGCCTCCAAAAGCTGATCTTAAGTTTTCTGCTGTTAATTCATTCATATTTGCTTCCTCCTTGATTTTCCTAATCTCTCATTTTTATTTTTATGTATTATTTATATACCTAATTAATTATAGTTTAA
This window harbors:
- a CDS encoding rubrerythrin family protein; protein product: MNELTAENLRSAFGGESQAHMRYKSWGEKAKQDGFPKVQILFEAISYAEEIHAKSHFRVLKDVKGEFEVTSGGAFGLGTTSENLELAAAGERFEVMEMYPGFIKEAKENGEKGAVRSMELALEAEKTHEALYLKAKEYTDSGKDIDFENIHVCEVCGYTSHGEMVDKCPICNVGNDKFRVFK